One window of Medicago truncatula cultivar Jemalong A17 chromosome 2, MtrunA17r5.0-ANR, whole genome shotgun sequence genomic DNA carries:
- the LOC120578239 gene encoding putative Peroxidase 48 → MRRFFIFNPWFIVAFIVFLPVLLSLRNPRGEPEPENTITQTTSSSSFSHTSFRSVILAANTFPFDFNQRIRDGSNLQYNFYRDSCPQAEDIVRSAVTDIYFDHRDLAPSLLRLFFHDCFIQGCDASLLLEDNVDRNGSYEKQAIPNQTLKGFDKVDLIKEEVEQACPGVVSCADILALAARDSVLLGGGPFYPVLTGRRDSLQSFFQEATDQIPRPDDSITRTLHLFNLRGFNERETVGLLGGHNIGKIGCDFIQQRLYDFQGTGKPDPSIPLDFLSQMRLNCPDNSKNNISSSGTFSTFTVSKPMNVHHSNDKGMSYMQALSSALPSGASFDTHYYQSLLRGRGLLFADQQLMAQEKTARLVSAYASDDGSTFRMDFARVMLKLSNLDVLTGNQGQVRLNCSRLVSS, encoded by the exons ATGAGGagattcttcatcttcaacccaTGGTTCATAGTTGCATTCATTGTATTCCTTCCTGTTCTTCTCTCTCTCAGAAACCCAAGAGGAGAACCTGAACCAGAAAACACCATAACACAaacaacttcatcttcttctttctctcataCTTCTTTTCGTTCAGTCATTTTAGCAGCCAATACTTTTCCATTTGATTTCAATCAAAGAATCAGAGATGGTTCCAATCTTCAATATAATTTCTATAGGGATTCTTGCCCTCAAGCTGAAGATATTGTTCGTTCCGCTGTTACCGATATCTACTTTGATCATAGAGACCTTGCACCTTCTCTTCTTCGTCTCTTCTTTCATGATTGCTTCATCCAG GGTTGTGATGCTTCCTTGCTATTGGAAGACAATGTTGATAGAAATGGTTCCTATGAGAAGCAGGCTATTCCAAATCAAACATTGAAAGGTTTTGATAAAGTTGACTTAATCAAGGAGGAGGTGGAACAAGCATGTCCCGGCGTTGTTTCTTGTGCTGACATACTTGCTCTTGCCGCAAGAGATTCCGTTCTTTTG GGTGGTGGGCCTTTCTATCCAGTTTTAACAGGCAGACGAGATAGCCTGCAATCGTTTTTCCAGGAGGCAACTGATCAGATTCCAAGGCCTGACGATAGCATTACGCGCACACTGCACCTCTTCAATCTTAGAGGATTCAATGAACGGGAAACAGTCGGCCTCCTTG GAGGACACAACATTGGAAAAATTGGTTGCGATTTCATTCAGCAAAGGCTGTACGACTTTCAAGGAACAGGGAAACCAGACCCGAGTATACCTCTTGATTTTCTCAGTCAGATGAGGCTAAACTGTCCTGACAACAGTAAGAATAATATCAGCAGCAGCGGCACGTTTTCGACGTTTACAGTTTCAAAGCcaatgaatgttcatcactctaATGACAAAGGGATGTCATACATGCAAGCATTATCATCTGCACTGCCATCTGGAGCATCTTTTGACACTCACTACTATCAGAGTTTGTTGAGAGGAAGAGGGTTATTGTTTGCTGATCAACAGCTGATGGCTCAAGAGAAGACTGCCAGATTGGTTTCTGCTTATGCTTCAGATGACGGATCAACCTTTCGGATGGATTTCGCAAGGGTTATGTTGAAATTGTCTAACCTTGATGTTTTGACTGGAAATCAAGGTCAGGTTCGTCTGAATTGCTCCCGTCTTGTAAGCTCTTAA